In a genomic window of Sphingomonas lutea:
- a CDS encoding J domain-containing protein, translating into MAKQSRSNDWGFPRWRSYGKSREAARVRLCDREGCGEIGDRPAPKAPNSPERWYFCLNHAAEYNKGWNYFAGLSPEEAAKRAAEEEQDASAYKQSAQWKWAGPGDGSRSRDEMRALDALELDSDADFTAIKAAHRRLVKETHPDATPGDEVAAKRFKEIQAAYDVLKKAEERKEGKAV; encoded by the coding sequence ATGGCAAAGCAGAGCAGATCGAACGACTGGGGCTTTCCCCGCTGGCGCTCCTACGGGAAGTCGCGCGAAGCCGCGCGCGTGCGCCTGTGCGATCGCGAGGGCTGTGGCGAGATCGGCGACCGGCCCGCGCCCAAGGCGCCCAACAGCCCGGAACGCTGGTACTTCTGCCTCAACCACGCCGCTGAGTACAATAAAGGCTGGAATTACTTCGCCGGCCTCAGTCCCGAGGAAGCGGCGAAGCGCGCCGCGGAGGAAGAACAGGACGCGTCCGCTTACAAGCAGTCGGCGCAGTGGAAATGGGCTGGCCCGGGCGACGGCAGCCGCAGCCGTGACGAAATGCGCGCGCTCGACGCGCTGGAGCTCGACAGCGACGCGGACTTCACCGCGATCAAGGCCGCGCACCGCCGCCTAGTGAAGGAAACGCACCCCGACGCGACGCCGGGGGACGAAGTGGCGGCCAAGCGCTTCAAGGAAATTCAGGCCGCCTACGATGTGCTGAAAAAGGCCGAGGAGCGGAAGGAAGGGAAAGCGGTCTAG
- a CDS encoding SufE family protein, whose amino-acid sequence MALPPLDDIYDEFDLLDGEDRYRLLIDLGKQLEPMPDALKTDASKVRGCSASVWVYPMVEGGKLHFLADSNAAITKGIVALILSAVQDRPAAEVAQLDLKAELAPFELGKHLSANRTQGIPNMIALIRETAQRYADAA is encoded by the coding sequence GTGGCCCTTCCCCCGCTCGACGACATTTACGACGAATTCGACCTGCTTGACGGCGAGGATCGCTATCGCTTGCTGATCGACCTTGGCAAACAGCTCGAGCCGATGCCCGACGCGCTCAAGACCGACGCAAGCAAGGTGCGCGGCTGCTCGGCTTCGGTCTGGGTCTATCCGATGGTGGAAGGCGGCAAGCTCCATTTCCTTGCCGATAGCAATGCCGCGATCACCAAAGGCATCGTCGCGCTGATCCTGTCTGCAGTGCAGGATCGTCCGGCCGCGGAGGTCGCCCAGTTGGACCTCAAGGCGGAACTCGCGCCGTTCGAGCTGGGCAAGCACCTCAGCGCCAACCGCACGCAGGGCATCCCCAACATGATCGCGCTGATCCGCGAAACCGCGCAGCGTTACGCTGACGCCGCCTAG
- a CDS encoding response regulator, translated as MKSCLIVDDSKVIRKVARHILETLEFEVEEAGDGQEALSRCESKMPDVVLLDWNMPVMSGMEFLKLLRQRGHSDQPKVVFCTTENDMVHIRAALEAGADEYVMKPFDRETLHIKLQLVGVA; from the coding sequence ATGAAGAGTTGCTTGATCGTCGATGACTCGAAAGTGATCCGCAAAGTGGCGCGGCACATTCTCGAGACGCTCGAGTTCGAAGTCGAAGAAGCCGGTGACGGACAGGAAGCGCTGTCACGGTGCGAATCCAAGATGCCGGACGTTGTCCTGCTCGATTGGAACATGCCGGTGATGAGCGGCATGGAGTTTCTGAAGCTGCTTCGGCAGCGCGGTCACAGCGACCAGCCAAAGGTGGTCTTCTGCACCACCGAAAACGACATGGTGCACATCCGCGCGGCGCTGGAAGCGGGCGCGGACGAATATGTGATGAAGCCGTTCGACCGCGAAACGCTCCACATCAAGCTGCAGCTCGTCGGCGTCGCCTGA
- the rpoH gene encoding RNA polymerase sigma factor RpoH, which produces MAQGKNIVSLPASGGEAGLNRYLSEIKKFPILSPEEEYMLAKRWREHGDTDAAAKLVNSHLRLVAKIAMGYRGYGLPVSELISEGNIGLMQGVKKFEPDRGFRLATYAMWWIRASIQEFILRSWSLVKMGTTAAQKKLFFNLRRMKNQIDAFEEGDLKPEAVTKIATDLGVTEDEVISMNRRMGMGGDTSLNAPLKGDEGGEAQWQDFLVDHGPLQDELIAEDEEAKVRHDLLMNALENLNDRERHILMERRLADEPKTLEELSQVYGVSRERIRQIEVRAFEKLQAGLLRLAGERRLLPAA; this is translated from the coding sequence ATGGCACAGGGCAAGAATATCGTCTCGCTCCCCGCGTCCGGTGGGGAGGCCGGACTCAACCGCTATCTCTCCGAGATCAAGAAATTCCCGATCCTCTCGCCCGAGGAAGAATATATGCTCGCCAAGCGCTGGCGCGAGCATGGGGACACCGACGCGGCCGCCAAGCTGGTCAATTCGCACCTGCGGCTCGTGGCAAAGATCGCCATGGGCTACCGCGGCTACGGCTTGCCGGTCAGCGAGCTGATCAGTGAAGGCAATATCGGGCTGATGCAGGGCGTGAAGAAGTTCGAGCCCGACCGCGGCTTTCGCCTCGCGACCTATGCGATGTGGTGGATCCGCGCGTCGATCCAGGAATTCATCCTGCGCAGCTGGAGCCTGGTGAAGATGGGCACCACAGCCGCGCAGAAAAAGTTGTTCTTCAACCTGCGGCGGATGAAGAACCAGATCGACGCGTTCGAGGAAGGCGACCTCAAGCCCGAAGCGGTGACCAAGATCGCCACCGACCTTGGCGTGACCGAGGACGAGGTCATTTCGATGAACCGCCGCATGGGCATGGGCGGCGACACCAGCCTCAATGCCCCGCTGAAGGGCGACGAGGGCGGCGAAGCGCAGTGGCAGGATTTCCTGGTCGACCACGGCCCGCTGCAAGACGAGCTGATCGCGGAAGACGAAGAAGCGAAGGTCCGCCATGATCTGCTGATGAATGCCCTCGAGAATCTGAACGACCGCGAGCGGCATATCTTGATGGAACGGCGCCTGGCCGACGAGCCGAAGACGCTTGAAGAGCTGAGCCAGGTCTATGGCGTGAGCCGCGAACGCATCCGCCAGATCGAAGTACGCGCGTTCGAAAAGCTGCAGGCGGGCCTGCTGCGGCTCGCGGGCGAGCGCAGGCTACTGCCGGCGGCGTAA
- a CDS encoding PspC domain-containing protein translates to MGVCAGIADYTGFDVNLVRVCFIATVFMSGGSVLPFYFIAGFVTPTKPSALDYENREDRQFWQGVRASPTRTAKDIRSRMRDIDRRLADIESYVTTENRSLAKEIEQLR, encoded by the coding sequence ATGGGCGTGTGCGCGGGCATCGCGGACTATACCGGGTTCGACGTCAATCTGGTTCGCGTCTGCTTTATCGCCACGGTGTTCATGAGCGGCGGTTCGGTTCTGCCTTTCTACTTCATCGCCGGCTTCGTCACGCCGACCAAGCCGAGCGCGCTGGATTATGAGAACCGCGAGGACCGCCAGTTTTGGCAGGGCGTGCGCGCGTCACCGACCCGCACGGCCAAGGACATCCGCTCGCGCATGCGCGACATCGATCGGCGCCTGGCCGACATCGAAAGCTATGTGACCACCGAAAACCGCTCGCTCGCCAAAGAGATCGAGCAATTGCGCTAA
- a CDS encoding chemotaxis protein CheA: protein MDDLIADFVAECREMLEALGGEIVAWEAQPGDRARLDSIFRFVHTVKGNCGFFEFPRLEALSHAAEDALADVRAGRRQADGALVSAVLAVIDRIGEMVAAIEVGEDMPAGDDSALIEALEPGAEVVVAPVAAVPADGQKAPAAPRTIRLSVELLDRVMSTVSDMVLARNELARRLREAPNDVSVDGAFERLSAIIADMRDAITRTRMQRIENLFVGLPRMVRDLSAELGKQVLVDIEGGDVELDREMIEMIRDPLTHIIRNAVDHGIETPADRLKAGKREIGLLAVSARQSGNQILIDIQDDGRGIDGKKLVEKAIAAGTVDKAAAALFSPREQLALVFEAGLSTAKAVTSISGRGVGMDVVRSNVERIGGIVEVDSTPGQGTRMTLRVPLTLTIIPALTVSIDGQHFAIPRSAIDEIVRANGESVTLEHVGGAGIATIRGRRVPEVSLADILGLHSDVPAEERTLIVLRPAGGDVYALAVDRIHDHEELVVKPAAPAVMATGIYAGTTLADDGSPILLFDPAGLAEVGGVRLEAQERTARIAEASESAEAAAQSVLLFHGLDGARRALRLAVVDRIEEVPASAVRQAAGQLRVQLGDSILPLAGATNMDFADGKVRLFRLNDGVHEVGYAFADVIDFAAIDNDVIHAGREGEVSGVSLINGEPAELLDAHWLFANHVGAAARPAEPLVCRLPGDDPWMQNMLRPMVEAAGYRVVGEQDDVAADLVIAAQGANAPADGTRTIWLRGEPEASGKKDESIYRYDRAGLLMALKSAGGAK, encoded by the coding sequence ATGGACGATCTGATCGCCGATTTCGTCGCCGAATGCCGCGAAATGCTCGAGGCCCTGGGCGGGGAGATCGTGGCTTGGGAAGCGCAGCCCGGCGACCGTGCCCGGCTCGACAGCATCTTCCGCTTTGTCCACACGGTGAAGGGCAATTGCGGCTTCTTCGAATTCCCGCGGCTCGAGGCGCTCAGCCATGCCGCCGAGGATGCGCTTGCCGATGTCCGCGCCGGCCGCCGCCAGGCCGATGGCGCGCTGGTCAGCGCGGTTCTCGCAGTGATCGACCGCATCGGCGAAATGGTCGCCGCCATCGAAGTGGGCGAGGACATGCCCGCAGGTGATGACAGCGCCTTGATCGAGGCATTGGAGCCCGGCGCCGAAGTCGTTGTGGCTCCCGTCGCAGCCGTGCCCGCCGACGGGCAGAAAGCCCCCGCCGCGCCGCGCACCATCCGCCTGTCCGTCGAGCTTCTCGATCGCGTGATGAGCACCGTGTCCGACATGGTGCTGGCGCGCAACGAACTCGCTCGCCGGTTGCGCGAGGCGCCCAACGACGTGTCGGTCGACGGCGCCTTCGAGCGGTTGAGCGCGATCATTGCCGACATGCGCGACGCGATCACCCGCACACGCATGCAGCGTATCGAAAACCTGTTTGTCGGGCTTCCGCGCATGGTCCGCGATCTCAGTGCGGAGCTCGGCAAGCAGGTGCTGGTCGATATCGAAGGCGGCGACGTCGAGCTCGATCGGGAAATGATCGAGATGATTCGCGATCCGCTGACCCACATCATCCGCAACGCGGTCGACCATGGCATCGAAACGCCGGCCGACCGTTTGAAAGCGGGTAAGCGTGAGATCGGCCTGCTCGCCGTGTCGGCGCGCCAGTCGGGGAACCAGATCCTGATCGACATCCAGGACGACGGCCGCGGCATCGATGGCAAGAAACTGGTCGAAAAGGCGATCGCGGCCGGGACAGTCGACAAGGCGGCCGCCGCGCTCTTCTCGCCGCGAGAGCAGCTAGCGCTGGTCTTCGAAGCGGGCTTGTCGACCGCCAAGGCAGTGACATCGATTTCCGGCCGCGGCGTGGGCATGGACGTTGTCCGCTCGAACGTCGAGCGGATCGGCGGCATCGTCGAGGTCGACAGCACGCCGGGGCAGGGGACGCGCATGACCCTGCGCGTTCCGCTGACCTTGACCATCATTCCCGCGCTGACCGTATCGATCGATGGCCAGCATTTCGCCATTCCGCGCTCGGCGATCGATGAGATCGTCCGCGCCAACGGCGAATCGGTCACGCTCGAGCATGTCGGCGGTGCCGGCATCGCCACCATCCGCGGCCGCCGTGTGCCCGAAGTGTCGCTGGCCGACATCCTCGGGCTCCACAGCGACGTGCCCGCCGAGGAGCGCACTTTGATCGTCCTTCGTCCCGCCGGCGGAGATGTCTATGCCCTCGCCGTCGACCGCATCCACGATCACGAGGAGCTGGTGGTCAAGCCCGCCGCGCCTGCAGTGATGGCGACCGGCATTTACGCCGGCACGACACTCGCCGATGACGGTAGCCCGATCCTGCTGTTTGATCCGGCTGGCCTCGCCGAAGTCGGCGGCGTTCGCCTCGAAGCGCAGGAACGCACGGCGCGCATTGCCGAGGCCTCGGAAAGCGCGGAAGCCGCGGCGCAATCCGTTCTCTTGTTTCACGGTCTCGACGGCGCTCGCCGAGCTTTGCGCCTCGCGGTCGTCGACCGGATCGAGGAAGTTCCGGCAAGCGCGGTCAGGCAGGCGGCGGGACAATTGCGGGTCCAACTTGGCGATTCAATTCTTCCCCTTGCCGGGGCCACGAACATGGACTTCGCCGACGGCAAGGTGCGCCTGTTCCGCCTCAACGATGGCGTTCACGAAGTCGGCTACGCCTTTGCCGACGTGATCGATTTTGCGGCGATCGACAATGACGTCATCCATGCCGGACGTGAAGGCGAGGTCAGCGGGGTTTCGCTAATCAACGGCGAGCCCGCCGAATTGCTCGACGCGCATTGGCTGTTCGCCAATCATGTCGGCGCCGCCGCGCGGCCGGCCGAACCCCTGGTCTGCCGCCTGCCGGGCGATGACCCGTGGATGCAGAACATGCTCCGGCCAATGGTCGAGGCGGCTGGCTATCGCGTCGTCGGCGAGCAGGACGATGTCGCCGCCGATCTCGTCATTGCCGCCCAAGGCGCAAACGCGCCGGCCGATGGCACACGTACGATCTGGCTGCGCGGCGAACCCGAAGCTTCGGGCAAAAAGGACGAGAGCATTTATCGTTACGACCGCGCCGGTCTGCTGATGGCACTCAAATCCGCAGGAGGCGCAAAATGA
- a CDS encoding RluA family pseudouridine synthase, with the protein MSRERLKALVRSGALSGGAIRDPASKVRGDEVFSLTVPEPEPAHNEAQDIPLRVTFEDEHLLVVDKPAGLVVHPAAGNRDGTLVNALLHHCGGSLSGIGGVARPGIVHRIDKDTSGLLVVAKTDVAHEGLARQFAAHSIDRRYLAIVNGVPRAKDGTIDAPLARSSADRKKIAIVADGRGKRAVTHWTRLSLLRNAALVECRLETGRTHQVRVHMASIGHPLLGDPVYGRAGKDHRKILNDLQFSRQALHAAELGFIHPVTKRKLSFSSPMPSDMQELFKALGV; encoded by the coding sequence ATGTCGCGCGAGCGGCTGAAGGCGCTGGTTCGCAGCGGCGCGCTAAGTGGTGGCGCGATCCGCGATCCGGCAAGCAAGGTGCGCGGCGACGAGGTCTTCTCGCTGACCGTGCCCGAGCCCGAGCCGGCGCATAATGAGGCTCAGGACATCCCGCTGCGGGTGACTTTCGAGGACGAGCATCTGCTCGTCGTCGACAAGCCCGCGGGCCTCGTTGTCCATCCGGCTGCGGGCAATCGCGACGGGACCCTGGTCAATGCATTGCTCCACCATTGCGGAGGGAGCCTGTCGGGAATCGGCGGGGTCGCGCGGCCCGGAATCGTCCATCGCATCGACAAGGACACATCAGGGCTGCTCGTTGTCGCCAAGACCGACGTTGCGCATGAAGGTCTCGCGCGGCAATTCGCGGCGCATTCGATCGACCGCCGCTATCTGGCGATCGTCAACGGCGTGCCCAGGGCAAAGGACGGCACGATCGATGCCCCGCTCGCGCGCTCTTCGGCCGACCGCAAGAAGATCGCGATCGTCGCCGATGGGCGGGGCAAGCGCGCAGTCACGCACTGGACCCGCCTTTCGTTGCTCAGGAACGCCGCGTTGGTCGAATGCCGTCTGGAAACCGGGCGGACGCATCAGGTACGCGTGCACATGGCTTCGATCGGCCATCCTTTGCTGGGCGACCCTGTTTATGGCCGCGCCGGAAAAGACCACCGCAAGATATTGAATGATCTGCAATTTTCTCGCCAGGCGCTGCATGCTGCGGAGCTTGGATTCATTCATCCGGTGACGAAGCGTAAACTGTCGTTTTCGTCCCCTATGCCAAGCGACATGCAGGAACTGTTCAAGGCGCTTGGTGTATAA
- a CDS encoding alpha/beta hydrolase, which produces MRIILGVFAAALLAGCATPAPPRAAVTPLDHLPALRGDYFPFRSREAGHDYHIYVRLPQDYAAHPARRYPIVYLLDGDSLFPVVGGNHIFLTIDDKMPEVIVVGIAYGSFDKPINRRHIDFMPLGPDVKPGESRIADFHNFLERELIPQVEGRYRADPAKRILFGQSRAGALILYSAFKQPDLFWARIASNPSWTPGEDIFFGAAPAATRPDLQLLVAVGTEEYPDRRIKAGEWFSHWNARRTPWKLTRIDIPGGTHSADAANAYRAAMRQLFLTN; this is translated from the coding sequence ATGCGGATCATCCTTGGCGTCTTCGCAGCGGCGTTGCTGGCGGGTTGCGCGACCCCTGCTCCGCCGCGCGCGGCCGTCACTCCGCTCGACCATCTGCCGGCGCTCCGGGGTGACTATTTTCCGTTCCGCTCGCGCGAGGCCGGTCACGATTACCACATCTATGTCCGCTTGCCGCAGGACTATGCCGCGCACCCGGCCCGGCGCTATCCGATCGTCTATCTGCTCGACGGTGACTCGCTGTTCCCGGTCGTCGGTGGCAACCACATCTTCCTGACGATCGACGACAAGATGCCCGAGGTGATCGTGGTCGGCATCGCCTACGGGTCGTTCGACAAGCCGATCAATCGACGGCACATCGACTTCATGCCTTTAGGACCGGACGTGAAGCCGGGGGAATCGCGGATCGCCGACTTCCACAATTTCCTCGAGCGCGAGCTGATCCCGCAGGTCGAGGGCCGCTACCGCGCTGATCCGGCGAAACGCATCCTGTTCGGCCAGTCGCGCGCCGGCGCCCTGATCCTCTATTCGGCGTTCAAACAGCCCGACCTGTTCTGGGCGCGCATTGCCAGCAATCCGTCCTGGACCCCGGGCGAGGACATCTTCTTCGGTGCGGCGCCGGCGGCAACCCGCCCCGACCTCCAGCTGCTCGTCGCGGTCGGGACAGAGGAATATCCGGATCGGCGCATCAAGGCCGGCGAATGGTTCAGCCACTGGAATGCGCGGCGGACGCCGTGGAAGCTGACGCGAATCGACATCCCCGGCGGGACGCACTCGGCCGATGCCGCGAACGCCTATCGCGCAGCGATGCGCCAGCTCTTCCTCACGAACTAG
- a CDS encoding chemotaxis protein CheW: MSELLLVVTIGGERVAMSAAAVESVVELDALTPVPRAAPHVAGLSALRSRVLTVIDCMRSLELGETDCSDGIREAAVVELDSHHYALIVDLVEDVVEALSEPVPVRASMAAGWARASKGMIETEQGPLLLVDVGALIAGAETKAAA; the protein is encoded by the coding sequence ATGAGCGAGCTGTTGCTGGTCGTAACCATCGGTGGCGAGCGCGTTGCTATGTCCGCCGCGGCCGTCGAATCAGTGGTCGAGCTCGATGCGCTGACGCCGGTGCCGCGCGCGGCACCGCATGTCGCCGGCCTGTCCGCATTGCGCAGCCGAGTGCTGACGGTGATCGATTGCATGCGCTCACTCGAACTGGGTGAAACCGATTGCTCGGACGGCATCCGCGAAGCTGCGGTGGTCGAGCTGGATTCGCACCATTACGCCTTGATCGTCGACCTGGTCGAAGACGTCGTCGAGGCCTTGTCGGAGCCGGTCCCAGTGCGCGCGTCGATGGCCGCAGGCTGGGCGCGCGCTTCGAAGGGAATGATAGAAACCGAGCAGGGGCCGCTGCTCCTGGTCGACGTCGGCGCGCTGATCGCAGGCGCCGAGACCAAGGCTGCCGCTTAA
- a CDS encoding CheR family methyltransferase has product MQISDSSSRILAGLLEARTGQQLTMSRRWRIETALSGLLRERGIATLDELITILVMGKEPSLSQRVVEALLNNETYFFRDRAPFDLLARHALPELAQRRADSRRIRIWSAGCSTGQEVYSLAMLFADEPETWRGWTVDILGSDVSTACVDRARSGTYSQFEVQRGLGINQMIKWFEECPDGWRAAEALRKPIRFQVHNLLEPPPHPGGFDIVLCRNVLLYLSADKKALAFERLASAMAPDGWLMLGAGETVIGQTNKLGADIKARGLYRLTGGDIQTEKRGGPDRRVARA; this is encoded by the coding sequence GTGCAAATAAGCGATAGTTCGAGCCGCATTCTCGCCGGCCTTCTGGAGGCGCGGACGGGCCAGCAATTGACGATGAGCCGCCGCTGGCGGATCGAGACCGCGCTGTCGGGCCTGCTCCGCGAACGCGGCATTGCTACGCTTGACGAGCTCATCACCATCCTCGTCATGGGCAAGGAGCCGAGCTTGTCGCAGCGTGTCGTCGAAGCCCTGCTCAACAACGAAACCTACTTCTTCCGCGACCGCGCGCCGTTCGACCTACTCGCGCGGCATGCGCTGCCCGAGCTTGCGCAGCGCCGCGCCGATAGCCGCCGAATCCGCATCTGGTCGGCGGGCTGCTCGACCGGACAGGAAGTCTATTCGCTTGCGATGCTGTTCGCCGATGAACCGGAGACGTGGCGCGGCTGGACGGTCGACATCCTTGGCAGCGACGTTTCCACCGCTTGCGTCGATCGCGCGCGGAGCGGCACGTACAGTCAGTTCGAAGTTCAGCGCGGGCTCGGCATCAACCAGATGATCAAATGGTTCGAAGAATGCCCCGACGGCTGGCGCGCGGCCGAAGCCTTGCGCAAGCCGATCAGATTCCAGGTGCACAATTTGCTCGAGCCGCCGCCGCACCCGGGGGGCTTCGATATCGTGCTGTGCCGCAACGTCCTGCTCTATCTCAGCGCCGACAAGAAAGCGCTGGCGTTCGAACGGCTGGCGTCGGCAATGGCGCCCGACGGCTGGCTGATGCTGGGCGCGGGGGAAACGGTGATCGGCCAGACCAACAAGCTTGGCGCCGACATCAAGGCGCGCGGGCTGTACCGCCTGACCGGCGGCGACATCCAGACCGAAAAGCGCGGCGGTCCCGATCGCCGAGTTGCGAGGGCTTGA
- a CDS encoding N-acetylmuramoyl-L-alanine amidase, producing the protein MNFVDCPSPNCDERQLPVSMIVLHYTGMPDCKGALDRMTSPEAKVSAHYCVDEDGTVYHLVDEARRAWHAGRSHWRGVTDINSASVGIEIVNPGHEFGYRPFPDEQIAALIPLVADIKERHGIGRGNVVGHSDIAPARKEDPGELFPWEALAKRRLALPSPTRDLIDPYWTDAGFLLALERFGYDVTDPQKAVIAFQRRFRPDMIDGIIDGECRAKLLALLLPRPQ; encoded by the coding sequence ATGAATTTCGTCGATTGCCCATCGCCCAATTGCGACGAGCGCCAGCTGCCGGTCTCGATGATCGTACTGCACTACACCGGTATGCCCGATTGCAAGGGCGCGCTCGACCGCATGACCTCCCCTGAAGCAAAGGTCTCGGCGCATTATTGCGTGGACGAGGATGGGACCGTCTATCACCTCGTCGATGAGGCGCGGCGGGCGTGGCACGCCGGCCGATCGCACTGGCGCGGCGTGACCGACATCAACTCGGCCAGCGTCGGGATAGAAATCGTCAATCCGGGACATGAGTTCGGCTACCGTCCCTTTCCCGATGAGCAGATTGCGGCGCTGATCCCGCTCGTCGCCGACATCAAGGAACGGCACGGCATCGGGCGCGGCAACGTCGTCGGCCATTCCGACATCGCGCCCGCGCGCAAGGAAGACCCGGGGGAGCTGTTCCCATGGGAGGCGTTGGCCAAGCGGCGCCTGGCGCTGCCCAGCCCGACCCGTGACCTCATCGATCCTTATTGGACCGACGCCGGCTTCCTCCTCGCGCTCGAACGTTTCGGCTATGACGTGACCGACCCGCAAAAGGCGGTGATCGCCTTCCAGCGCCGCTTCCGCCCGGACATGATCGACGGCATCATCGACGGCGAGTGCCGCGCCAAACTGCTCGCGCTCCTGCTGCCGCGTCCGCAGTGA
- the cheB gene encoding chemotaxis-specific protein-glutamate methyltransferase CheB, producing MIVDDSMVARAVLSRMIESDPAFEIAAVAATAEDAIDALRAIRVDIVLLDLEMPGAGGLKSLPGIIRAAAGAKVMIVSSLAEEGAEQTVAALALGAADTLPKPGTGRFNGRFSEVLLGKLRALGFAGGVTVAVPASIGITAPLRAMPSDPIDLLAIGASTGGIHALGALFQALPRRIGVPILVTQHLPVAFMNVFARQLGAAAGREAIVAEDGMALVRDRILLAPGDAHLTVEASRDGPVVHLVEGRSASGCMPSVDPMFASAATVFGRGALGVVLTGMGRDGVDGAARLVACGGGVITQDEASCAVWGMPRAVLEAGLACAVLPPDKIARRIAGRTGDSACK from the coding sequence ATGATCGTCGATGATTCGATGGTCGCCCGGGCCGTGCTGTCGCGAATGATCGAAAGCGATCCGGCGTTCGAAATCGCCGCCGTTGCCGCCACCGCTGAGGACGCGATCGACGCATTGCGTGCGATCCGCGTCGACATCGTCCTGCTCGATCTCGAAATGCCCGGCGCCGGCGGGCTCAAGTCCCTACCGGGAATTATCCGCGCTGCCGCTGGCGCCAAGGTGATGATCGTTTCCTCGCTTGCCGAGGAAGGCGCCGAGCAGACCGTCGCAGCGCTTGCGCTGGGCGCTGCGGACACCTTGCCCAAGCCAGGCACGGGCCGCTTCAACGGGCGCTTCTCCGAAGTCTTGCTTGGCAAGCTGCGCGCGCTCGGCTTTGCGGGCGGCGTGACGGTTGCGGTGCCGGCGTCGATAGGGATCACCGCGCCGCTGCGCGCCATGCCGTCGGATCCGATCGACCTGCTGGCGATCGGCGCGTCGACCGGGGGCATCCACGCGCTGGGCGCGCTATTCCAGGCTTTGCCGCGTCGCATCGGCGTCCCGATCCTCGTTACGCAGCATCTTCCCGTCGCCTTCATGAACGTGTTCGCGCGTCAGCTTGGCGCCGCCGCGGGCCGTGAGGCAATCGTTGCCGAGGATGGGATGGCGCTTGTACGCGACCGGATCCTGCTTGCGCCGGGCGATGCGCACCTCACGGTCGAAGCATCGCGCGACGGACCCGTGGTTCACCTGGTCGAAGGCCGCAGCGCAAGCGGTTGCATGCCTTCGGTCGATCCGATGTTTGCGTCCGCCGCCACGGTCTTCGGACGCGGTGCGCTCGGCGTGGTGCTTACCGGCATGGGCCGCGACGGAGTCGATGGCGCGGCGCGTCTGGTTGCATGCGGCGGCGGCGTCATCACGCAGGACGAAGCCAGTTGCGCCGTCTGGGGCATGCCGCGCGCGGTGCTCGAAGCTGGGCTCGCCTGCGCCGTGCTGCCGCCCGACAAGATCGCGCGCCGCATTGCCGGTAGGACCGGGGATTCGGCGTGCAAATAA
- the pspB gene encoding envelope stress response membrane protein PspB → MEEEIMGMMMGGLAIITLFIGLPWLIFHYMTKWKQAKTLTDSDEQLLDQLHDAARRLDDRLCTIERIMTAENPNWRQQCLPGREPHRLLPEENERVR, encoded by the coding sequence ATGGAAGAAGAGATCATGGGAATGATGATGGGCGGCCTGGCCATCATCACGCTGTTCATCGGCCTGCCGTGGCTGATCTTCCACTATATGACGAAGTGGAAGCAGGCGAAGACGCTGACCGACAGCGATGAGCAATTGCTCGACCAGCTGCATGACGCGGCGCGGCGGCTCGACGACCGGCTGTGCACGATCGAGCGGATCATGACGGCGGAGAATCCCAATTGGCGGCAGCAATGCCTGCCGGGCCGCGAGCCTCACCGCCTGCTGCCTGAGGAGAATGAGCGTGTACGATAA